The following are encoded together in the Triticum dicoccoides isolate Atlit2015 ecotype Zavitan chromosome 6B, WEW_v2.0, whole genome shotgun sequence genome:
- the LOC119326809 gene encoding DNA mismatch repair protein Msh6-like isoform X2: MVKRSAEKSHGVMAACTSSSELPELNQRQNFRLGDITWVKHDGSSWWPAQVIDEACASSKAKKKTSHDALVRLYGTCLDLYVEPWKSNMEFEMFLKEENKTAMEAFHEVLQKELSHFKSPSDDEEEAVNTKAKTSTKKVRKQEDLEQDQEVRSNAKGGGAVQKAKKQKGVRQASALDKALSIESAEGLRDKTPKQASAVRDKKSGKKASSGASVAKKEGSSKRSGRTNLKEYSDAAEDSTPQLHDTSASKNAAEAGDMTSVNRSQHKTGSTVEGTHRKIKAMVRDILLGDVIDRQLAAEMAYVDEVIFGICEATEAKATQGAAATTETEGGLSTKRAASGLEADSSRAAKKKPRKGKAAKPETKDPNSSPGHGGNGGIGAA; encoded by the exons ATGGTGAAGAGAAGTGCAGAGAAAAGTCATGGTGTCATGGCTGCATGCACATCAAGTTCTGAACTTCCAGAACTTAACCAAAGGCAGAATTTCCGTTTAGGAGATATAACATGGGTTAAGCATGATGGCTCCTCATGGTGGCCAGCCCAG GTCATTGATGAAGCATGTGCCAGTagcaaggccaagaagaagaccagcCATGATGCTCTGGTTCGACTGTATGGCACATGCCTAGA CTTGTATGTTGAACCATGGAAGTCTAACATGGAATTTGAAATG TTTCTGAAGGAAGAAAATAAGACAGCCATGGAAGCATTCCATGAGGTGCTTCAGAAG GAGCTATCTCATTTTAAGTCGCCcagtgatgatgaggaggaagcTGTCAACACAAAAG CCAAGACGTCTACTAAGAAAGTCAGAAAGCAAGAAGACTTAGAGCAGGACCAAGAAGTTCGGAGCAATGCAAAAGGTGGAGGTGCTGTTCAGAAAGCAAAAAAGCAGAAAGGTGTGAGACAAGCAAGTGCTCTTGACAAAGCTTTGAGTATAGAATCTGCTGAAGGTTTAAGAGATAAGACACCCAAGCAAGCTTCTGCTGTGCGAGATAAAAAGAGTGGCAAGAAGGCATCATCAGGAGCATCGGTGGCCAAAAAGGAAGGATCCTCAAAGCGATCGGGCCGTACCAATCTGAAGGAATATTCAGATGCGGCGGAGGACAGCACACCACAACTCCATGATACAAGCGCAAGTAAAAATGCAGCTGAAGCAGGAGACATGACATCAGTGAATCGAAGCCAGCACAAAACTGGTTCGACGGTTGAAGGAACCCACCGGAAGATAAAAGCTATGGTCAGGGATATACTGTTGGGGGATGTCATAGACAGGCAGCTTGCTGCTGAAATGGCGTATGTGGATGAAGTGATCTTTGGAATCTGTGAAGCTACCGAGGCAAAGGCGACTCAGGGTGCTGCTGCTACTACTGAGACAGAGGGTGGACTAAGCACCAAGCGGGCCGCCAGTGGGCTGGAGGCTGACTCAAGCCGTGCTGCGAAGAAGAAACCTagaaaggggaaggcggcaaagccaGAGACCAAAGATCCCAACTCTTCTCCT GGGCACGGCGGCAACGGGGGGATCGGAGCAGCATAG
- the LOC119326809 gene encoding hepatoma-derived growth factor-related protein 2-like isoform X1, with protein MVKRSAEKSHGVMAACTSSSELPELNQRQNFRLGDITWVKHDGSSWWPAQVIDEACASSKAKKKTSHDALVRLYGTCLDLYVEPWKSNMEFEMFLKEENKTAMEAFHEVLQKELSHFKSPSDDEEEAVNTKAKTSTKKVRKQEDLEQDQEVRSNAKGGGAVQKAKKQKGVRQASALDKALSIESAEGLRDKTPKQASAVRDKKSGKKASSGASVAKKEGSSKRSGRTNLKEYSDAAEDSTPQLHDTSASKNAAEAGDMTSVNRSQHKTGSTVEGTHRKIKAMVRDILLGDVIDRQLAAEMAYVDEVIFGICEATEAKATQGAAATTETEGGLSTKRAASGLEADSSRAAKKKPRKGKAAKPETKDPNSSPSRGTAATGGSEQHSARQIKIMQSLGLIAPLGSPFDMKGSAAAAR; from the exons ATGGTGAAGAGAAGTGCAGAGAAAAGTCATGGTGTCATGGCTGCATGCACATCAAGTTCTGAACTTCCAGAACTTAACCAAAGGCAGAATTTCCGTTTAGGAGATATAACATGGGTTAAGCATGATGGCTCCTCATGGTGGCCAGCCCAG GTCATTGATGAAGCATGTGCCAGTagcaaggccaagaagaagaccagcCATGATGCTCTGGTTCGACTGTATGGCACATGCCTAGA CTTGTATGTTGAACCATGGAAGTCTAACATGGAATTTGAAATG TTTCTGAAGGAAGAAAATAAGACAGCCATGGAAGCATTCCATGAGGTGCTTCAGAAG GAGCTATCTCATTTTAAGTCGCCcagtgatgatgaggaggaagcTGTCAACACAAAAG CCAAGACGTCTACTAAGAAAGTCAGAAAGCAAGAAGACTTAGAGCAGGACCAAGAAGTTCGGAGCAATGCAAAAGGTGGAGGTGCTGTTCAGAAAGCAAAAAAGCAGAAAGGTGTGAGACAAGCAAGTGCTCTTGACAAAGCTTTGAGTATAGAATCTGCTGAAGGTTTAAGAGATAAGACACCCAAGCAAGCTTCTGCTGTGCGAGATAAAAAGAGTGGCAAGAAGGCATCATCAGGAGCATCGGTGGCCAAAAAGGAAGGATCCTCAAAGCGATCGGGCCGTACCAATCTGAAGGAATATTCAGATGCGGCGGAGGACAGCACACCACAACTCCATGATACAAGCGCAAGTAAAAATGCAGCTGAAGCAGGAGACATGACATCAGTGAATCGAAGCCAGCACAAAACTGGTTCGACGGTTGAAGGAACCCACCGGAAGATAAAAGCTATGGTCAGGGATATACTGTTGGGGGATGTCATAGACAGGCAGCTTGCTGCTGAAATGGCGTATGTGGATGAAGTGATCTTTGGAATCTGTGAAGCTACCGAGGCAAAGGCGACTCAGGGTGCTGCTGCTACTACTGAGACAGAGGGTGGACTAAGCACCAAGCGGGCCGCCAGTGGGCTGGAGGCTGACTCAAGCCGTGCTGCGAAGAAGAAACCTagaaaggggaaggcggcaaagccaGAGACCAAAGATCCCAACTCTTCTCCT AGCAGGGGCACGGCGGCAACGGGGGGATCGGAGCAGCATAGCGCGCGCCAGATCAAGATCATGCAGAGCCTGGGCCTGATCGCTCCGCTGGGATCTCCGTTCGACATGAAGGGTTCTGCTGCAGCCGCCCGTTGA